The following are encoded in a window of Zymoseptoria tritici IPO323 chromosome 4, whole genome shotgun sequence genomic DNA:
- a CDS encoding uncharacterized protein (function unknown) → MKIVIAGATGKIGGAALQRLLALPAVTSVIALSRRKIDVEHPKLTVAIIEDFLHYEPGVLEQLSGSEACIWSLGTPTGGRDVHMDYTMAAVKALKSSLKNGQQFRFVYVSGALVETDQSKTLWFMGDMRRMRGEVENAVVELGKDSKQWTSFFARPSLVTEGESVMRFVSSSYIPVATLGAALVDLAVVGGEQSVLNNGELRERGKSALKAA, encoded by the exons ATGAAGATCGTGATCGCCGGCGCAACGGGCAAGATTGGTGGTGCGGCGCTCCAACGTCTGCTCGCTCTCCCAGCAGTTACCTCTGTCATCGCTCTCTCACGTCGAAAGATCGATGTCGAGCATCCAAAGCTCACGGTGGCTATTATCGAAGACTTCCTCCACTACGAGCCGGGCGTCTTGGAGCAGCTGTCCGGATCGGAGGCGTGTATATG GTCGCTCGGCACGCCGACAGGTGGTCGCGATGTACACATGGACTACACAATGGCTGCCGTCAAAGCGTTGAAGTCATCGCTGAAGAACGGGCAGCAGTTTCGCTTCGTCTACGTCAGTGGCGCACTGGTCGAGACAGATCAGAGCAAGACGCTGTGGTTCATGGGCGATATGAGGCGGATGAGG GGAGAGGTCGAGAATGCTGTAGTTGAGCTTGGGAAGGACAGCAAGCAGTGGACATCGTTTTTTGCTCGGCCCTCGCTCGTGACAGAGGGGGAGTCGGTAATGAGGTTCGTGTCGTCGAGTTATATTCCAGTGGCGACACTGGGAGCAGCGCTTGTTGATCTTGCAGTTGTCGGGGGAGAACAGAGTGTGTTGAACAATGGGGAGCTCAGAGAACGCGGGAAAAGCGCGTTGAAGGCGGCATGA